A single Vanessa atalanta chromosome 25, ilVanAtal1.2, whole genome shotgun sequence DNA region contains:
- the LOC125073720 gene encoding carbonyl reductase [NADPH] 1-like yields the protein MSSKIAVVTGANKGIGFAIVRGLCKRFEGIVYLTSRDEKRGAEAVAALQKEGLNPNYHQLDITDPKSVTVFRDYVKTKYGNIDILVNNAAIAFKSNAPDPVAVQAEETLRVNYFSVVSICEILFPLLRNGARVVNISSSCGHLSCIPSEKLRQRFQDPNLTIPELSDLMRQYVEAAKQGTHAAEWGNSSYVVSKVGLTALTKIQQRLLNDKDIKVNAVHPGYVDTDMSSHKGPLSIDEGAQAPLFLALDAADSVKGEYVWCDKRIVSWSGSKPTENY from the exons atgagtTCAAAAATAGCTGTCGTTACCGGAGCGAACAAAGGGATCGGTTTTGCGATAGTTCGAGGTCTTTGCAAACGTTTCGAAGGCATTGTTTACCTGACATCGCGAGACGAAAAACGCGGCGCTGAAGCCGTCGCCGCTCTTCAGAAAGAAGGACTAAACCCAAACTACCATCAACTCGACATCACAGATCCTAAAAGTGTTACAGTTTTTCGTGATTATGTGAAGACAAAGTATGGTAACAtagatattttagttaataatgcTGCAATTGCTTTTAAAAGCAACGCCCCAGACCCAGTAGCAGTGCAGGCTGAAGAAACTCTGAGAGTCAATTACTTCTCAGTTGTTTCTATTTGCGAAATATTGTTTCCATTACTTCGCAATGGAGCTAGAGTTGTGAATATTTCTAGTTCATGTGGTCATTTAAGCTGTATTCCTAGCGAAAAACTAAGGCAACGATTCCAAGACCCTAATTTGACTATACCAGAGCTATCAGACCTAATGCGTCAGTATGTAGAGGCAGCTAAACAAGGCACTCATGCAGCCGAATGGGGAAATTCATCATATGTTGTATCAAAGGTTGGATTGACAGCATTGACTAAGATACAACAGAGGCTTCTTAATGATAAAG ATATCAAAGTGAATGCTGTACATCCTGGCTATGTGGACACCGATATGTCATCTCATAAAGGCCCATTGTCTATAGACGAAGGTGCACAGGCTCCATTGTTTCTAGCTTTGGATGCTGCCGATTCAGTCAAAGGTGAATATGTTTGGTGTGACAAACGGATAGTCAGCTGGTCGGGATCAAAACCAACAGAGAATTATTAA
- the LOC125073769 gene encoding orphan steroid hormone receptor 2-like isoform X2, with protein MEAQDQMEMKYSAGNEVGGLELCIVCGDRASGRHYGAISCEGCKGFFKRSIRKKLGYQCRGSMNCEVTKHHRNRCQYCRLQKCLACGMRSDFQHERKPIVDKSKGEAREAHERQAAYSKLLGLAGQAQTAQINPKEEPNDAFGAVSPAAPALNFALAAAVAFNKGNPVSPYLGAGTPADVEGARRQQLMLQTQLAKNLFKMGQFGAINEYLQSAYGAAAADAPLAPHAPHAPHAPADALDGSEGGILSTAESLQLPLSAPAGGGALRLHAACEAAARLLAACARWLLALPHAAALPFEIQVTLLRKCWAELFVLGLARWSGALGLSALLPALAAHLQAELRERAERPPPAPPAADLPLPEITISDYSDERISEVSAMLCRLHQFIGHMEQLQVSDREHAHLRALCLFSPDGAPDFLTRKLQDYQSKVLRSLRTTCQPNDERVATLLLQLPVLRTFTGTFIEDVFFVGFVGDVCIDDVIPYLLNAER; from the exons ATGGAGGCCCAAGACCAAATGGAAATGAAGTATAGCGCAGGCAATGAGGTCGGGGGATTGGAGCTGTGTATTGTGTGTGGAGATAGAGCTTCGGGCAGACATTATGGTGCTATTAGCTGCGAAG gTTGCAAAGGATTCTTCAAACGTTCGATTAGGAAAAAGCTGGGCTACCAGTGCCGAGGCAGCATGAACTGTGAAGTAACTAAGCATCACCGTAATCGGTGTCAGTACTGCCGGCTGCAGAAGTGTCTCGCTTGTGGTATGAGAAGCGATT TTCAACACGAGAGGAAGCCCATCGTGGATAAATCAAAAGGCGAGGCGAGGGAGGCTCACGAGAGGCAGGCTGCCTACTCGAAGCTGTTAGGTCTGGCCGGACAAGCACAGACTGCTCAG ATAAATCCCAAGGAGGAGCCGAACGACGCTTTCGGCGCCGTCTCGCCCGCCGCGCCGGCGCTCAACTTCGCGCTGGCGGCCGCCGTCGCCTTCAATAAAGGAAATCCAG TGTCACCGTACCTCGGGGCTGGCACACCGGCTGACGTGGAGGGAGCGAGACGACAACAGCTCATGCTGCAGACTCAGCTCGCTAAGAATCTATTCAAGATGGGGCAATTTG GCGCCATAAACGAGTACCTGCAGTCGGCGTACGGCGCGGCCGCGGCCGACGCGCCGCTggcgccgcacgcgccgcacgcgccgcacgCGCCCGCCGACGCGCTCGACG GGTCGGAGGGCGGCATCCTCAGCACGGCGGAGAGCCTGCAGCTGCCGCTGAGCGCgccggcgggcggcggcgcgctgCGCCTGCACGCCGCGTGCGAGGCGGCCGCGCGCCTGCTCGCCGCCTGCGCGCGCTGGCTGCTGGCGCTGCCGCACGCCGCCGCGCTGCC ATTCGAAATCCAAGTGACGCTGCTGCGCAAGTGCTGGGCGGAGCTGTTCGTACTGGGCCTGGCTCGCTGGTCGGGCGCGCTGGGGCTGAGCGCGCTGCTGCCGGCGCTGGCGGCGCACCTGCAGGCCGAGCTGCGCGAGCGCGCCGAgcgcccgccgcccgcgccgcccgccgccgacCTGCCCTTGCCGGAG ATAACTATATCCGATTACTCCGACGAGCGTATCAGCGAAGTGTCCGCCATGCTGTGTCGTTTGCACCAGTTCATCGGCCACATGGAACAGCTGCAAGTCTCGGACCGGGAGCATGCGCATCTCAGAGCTCTGTGCCTCTTTTCACCTG aTGGTGCACCAGATTTCTTAACACGTAAATTACAAGACTACCAATCAAAAGTGCTCCGTTCTCTACGTACCACTTGCCAGCCAAATGATGAGAGAGTGGCGACACTGTTGCTGCAATTACCCGTTCTACGTACTTTTACGGGAACATTCATTGAGGATGTGTTCTTTGTTGGTTTTGTCGGTGACGTATGTATCGATGATGTTATACCTTACTTACTTAATGCTGAACGTTGA
- the LOC125073769 gene encoding orphan steroid hormone receptor 2-like isoform X1, producing the protein MEAQDQMEMKYSAGNEVGGLELCIVCGDRASGRHYGAISCEGCKGFFKRSIRKKLGYQCRGSMNCEVTKHHRNRCQYCRLQKCLACGMRSDSVQHERKPIVDKSKGEAREAHERQAAYSKLLGLAGQAQTAQINPKEEPNDAFGAVSPAAPALNFALAAAVAFNKGNPVSPYLGAGTPADVEGARRQQLMLQTQLAKNLFKMGQFGAINEYLQSAYGAAAADAPLAPHAPHAPHAPADALDGSEGGILSTAESLQLPLSAPAGGGALRLHAACEAAARLLAACARWLLALPHAAALPFEIQVTLLRKCWAELFVLGLARWSGALGLSALLPALAAHLQAELRERAERPPPAPPAADLPLPEITISDYSDERISEVSAMLCRLHQFIGHMEQLQVSDREHAHLRALCLFSPDGAPDFLTRKLQDYQSKVLRSLRTTCQPNDERVATLLLQLPVLRTFTGTFIEDVFFVGFVGDVCIDDVIPYLLNAER; encoded by the exons ATGGAGGCCCAAGACCAAATGGAAATGAAGTATAGCGCAGGCAATGAGGTCGGGGGATTGGAGCTGTGTATTGTGTGTGGAGATAGAGCTTCGGGCAGACATTATGGTGCTATTAGCTGCGAAG gTTGCAAAGGATTCTTCAAACGTTCGATTAGGAAAAAGCTGGGCTACCAGTGCCGAGGCAGCATGAACTGTGAAGTAACTAAGCATCACCGTAATCGGTGTCAGTACTGCCGGCTGCAGAAGTGTCTCGCTTGTGGTATGAGAAGCGATT CGGTTCAACACGAGAGGAAGCCCATCGTGGATAAATCAAAAGGCGAGGCGAGGGAGGCTCACGAGAGGCAGGCTGCCTACTCGAAGCTGTTAGGTCTGGCCGGACAAGCACAGACTGCTCAG ATAAATCCCAAGGAGGAGCCGAACGACGCTTTCGGCGCCGTCTCGCCCGCCGCGCCGGCGCTCAACTTCGCGCTGGCGGCCGCCGTCGCCTTCAATAAAGGAAATCCAG TGTCACCGTACCTCGGGGCTGGCACACCGGCTGACGTGGAGGGAGCGAGACGACAACAGCTCATGCTGCAGACTCAGCTCGCTAAGAATCTATTCAAGATGGGGCAATTTG GCGCCATAAACGAGTACCTGCAGTCGGCGTACGGCGCGGCCGCGGCCGACGCGCCGCTggcgccgcacgcgccgcacgcgccgcacgCGCCCGCCGACGCGCTCGACG GGTCGGAGGGCGGCATCCTCAGCACGGCGGAGAGCCTGCAGCTGCCGCTGAGCGCgccggcgggcggcggcgcgctgCGCCTGCACGCCGCGTGCGAGGCGGCCGCGCGCCTGCTCGCCGCCTGCGCGCGCTGGCTGCTGGCGCTGCCGCACGCCGCCGCGCTGCC ATTCGAAATCCAAGTGACGCTGCTGCGCAAGTGCTGGGCGGAGCTGTTCGTACTGGGCCTGGCTCGCTGGTCGGGCGCGCTGGGGCTGAGCGCGCTGCTGCCGGCGCTGGCGGCGCACCTGCAGGCCGAGCTGCGCGAGCGCGCCGAgcgcccgccgcccgcgccgcccgccgccgacCTGCCCTTGCCGGAG ATAACTATATCCGATTACTCCGACGAGCGTATCAGCGAAGTGTCCGCCATGCTGTGTCGTTTGCACCAGTTCATCGGCCACATGGAACAGCTGCAAGTCTCGGACCGGGAGCATGCGCATCTCAGAGCTCTGTGCCTCTTTTCACCTG aTGGTGCACCAGATTTCTTAACACGTAAATTACAAGACTACCAATCAAAAGTGCTCCGTTCTCTACGTACCACTTGCCAGCCAAATGATGAGAGAGTGGCGACACTGTTGCTGCAATTACCCGTTCTACGTACTTTTACGGGAACATTCATTGAGGATGTGTTCTTTGTTGGTTTTGTCGGTGACGTATGTATCGATGATGTTATACCTTACTTACTTAATGCTGAACGTTGA